One window from the genome of Parafrankia irregularis encodes:
- a CDS encoding FadR/GntR family transcriptional regulator: MPGHRPGGHHNGGHLDNGHHLDDGAVSLAVGGPGEFTSRLGQRTLASRLARTIELEIIRRGWPVGEGLGSEAQLMERYQVGRSVLREAVRLLESRWVARPRPGPGGGLVVTAPDHDGVRDVARVYLDFARARPEHLCETWSALEAVAVRRLSEQIDTAGLTRLRGALEPTAPGARAASPRARSRSVGARSGPVTAGTPGEASVLLHLEIARLAGNPAAELFIRVLADLAHPHDETERLGQWWQHPLHAEIVDAITRGEGALAEHLARSCIRRHVEEATAHRH, translated from the coding sequence ATGCCCGGGCATCGCCCCGGCGGCCATCACAATGGCGGGCACCTGGACAACGGCCACCACCTCGATGACGGTGCCGTCAGTCTCGCGGTAGGCGGGCCCGGGGAGTTCACCTCCAGGCTGGGCCAGCGCACGCTCGCGTCCAGGCTGGCCCGCACCATCGAGTTGGAGATCATCCGACGCGGCTGGCCGGTCGGGGAGGGCCTCGGCTCGGAGGCCCAGCTCATGGAGCGCTATCAGGTGGGCCGGTCCGTGCTGCGGGAAGCGGTGCGGCTGCTGGAAAGCCGCTGGGTCGCGCGGCCCCGTCCGGGCCCGGGTGGTGGTCTCGTCGTCACCGCCCCCGACCATGACGGTGTCCGTGACGTCGCCCGCGTCTACCTGGACTTCGCCCGGGCGCGGCCTGAGCACCTCTGTGAGACCTGGTCGGCCCTCGAGGCGGTCGCCGTCCGCAGACTCTCCGAGCAGATCGACACCGCGGGCCTCACCCGGCTGCGTGGCGCGCTGGAGCCCACCGCACCCGGCGCCAGGGCCGCCAGCCCACGGGCCCGCTCCCGATCGGTCGGCGCACGTTCCGGTCCGGTCACCGCGGGAACGCCCGGCGAGGCGTCCGTACTGCTGCACCTGGAAATCGCCCGGCTCGCCGGCAATCCGGCAGCGGAGTTGTTCATCCGGGTGCTTGCTGACCTCGCACACCCGCATGACGAGACCGAGCGGCTCGGGCAGTGGTGGCAGCACCCGCTTCACGCCGAGATCGTCGACGCGATCACCCGCGGGGAGGGCGCTCTCGCCGAGCACCTCGCCCGATCGTGCATCCGGCGACATGTCGAAGAGGCAACAGCCCACAGGCACTGA
- a CDS encoding TetR/AcrR family transcriptional regulator: protein MAVELVDHRDGVSAGREKLRATALDLFADRGVSGTSLQMIADAMGVTKAAVYHHFRSKDEIVLAVVRPALDQLAEVAAVAESKRSRSAQVEAVIGGLADLVIENRPLYGLMQGDPTCAAILRDRSEYPALAERLMTLLTGPRPDVGALMAAGMLLAGLRGAGLDPRVTALDDEQFHRHLVDCSHRLLRPRRRPAGAAPAQPALAE from the coding sequence ATGGCGGTCGAGCTGGTCGATCACAGGGACGGAGTGAGCGCCGGTCGGGAGAAGCTGCGCGCCACGGCGTTGGATCTGTTTGCCGACAGAGGCGTCAGCGGAACCTCGCTCCAGATGATCGCGGACGCGATGGGCGTTACCAAAGCCGCCGTCTACCACCATTTCAGAAGCAAGGACGAGATCGTGCTCGCGGTGGTCCGGCCGGCGCTCGATCAGCTGGCGGAGGTGGCCGCCGTCGCGGAGAGCAAGCGGTCACGATCCGCACAGGTCGAGGCGGTGATCGGTGGCCTCGCCGATCTGGTCATCGAAAACCGGCCGTTGTACGGCCTGATGCAGGGTGATCCGACCTGCGCGGCAATTCTGCGTGACCGCTCCGAATATCCCGCACTGGCGGAGCGCCTCATGACATTACTGACCGGCCCGCGTCCGGATGTCGGCGCGTTGATGGCGGCGGGGATGCTGCTGGCCGGCTTACGCGGCGCGGGGCTCGACCCACGAGTCACCGCGCTGGACGACGAACAGTTTCATCGCCATCTGGTGGACTGCTCCCACCGCCTCCTCCGGCCCCGGCGCCGGCCCGCTGGCGCCGCGCCCGCACAGCCCGCACTGGCCGAGTAG
- a CDS encoding MMPL family transporter has protein sequence MGTVLYRLGRSCHRHGRTVLGLWLALLALAGAGTAVSGGSLDQSFPLRTEQATQAALTGAAALPGTDSRRGADLLLQRRAPTRAEAATARIVFSLDERAEADAAAGAGAATKAGSAAKAGAAAALTDSPYRAVISRVVAALGRAPLVAHVGDPFAATSAEAAQAGLSGDGRTAYALVTYRVTSPELTAQARDALLTAAEPARAAGITVDVAGTAVAGHHPLLDTRPSGLIGAAVVLLLLTGVLLAFARTGAALATGLPLAAGLLGLVVSLGGIGLAVGLAGLGPTAAMPALAVGLATSVGCSSYVLARLRQELAAGHSGAEAAGRTLRSAGSDVILVGLFAMLTSSTLVLPRVPVLTALALSTAGAVALSVCIALTLPTALHGAGRAVGRAGHAGNAQVAHDTHRDHGVSGEHGGGSARAVVRRPLPALLGSLVVLAVLALAVPGLRLGPTDDGSAGPTSTQRRAHDRISTAFGPGFNGPLLMVIEATGGADPVAAAGRIRPTIAALTAVALVDEPQELPGTDLATMTVIPLTGPDDPATADLLRAVREHAATLAVTTGATITVTGPTAIDLDVSRRLTAAVPLCLALLGGLTVALLMLALRGVAVALLVAAGSLATAAASYGAVTAVLRWGPLADALGLRPAGSVTAVLPLLVAGLLSGLATGHLLLGLYRLRAEHPRSGHPQPGPPRSGRPHGAVAARYREESRAALAVAAVAVVVFAGLARSTDPIIRTTGLVLAFGLLVNALVVRLVTVPAALALLERGAWWHPRLPGLPGLPGSPDSSDSPRAVPAAPAAPAGETEGHHACDEGSDIPEADIPEAAGHPGGIDHTGQAAQELVRS, from the coding sequence GTGGGCACCGTTCTCTACCGCCTCGGCCGGTCCTGCCACCGGCATGGCCGGACCGTTCTGGGGCTGTGGCTCGCTCTGCTCGCGCTGGCCGGCGCTGGCACCGCGGTGTCCGGCGGCTCGCTCGACCAGTCATTTCCACTGCGTACGGAGCAGGCGACACAGGCCGCGCTGACCGGGGCGGCGGCGCTGCCCGGAACAGACTCCCGGCGCGGGGCGGACCTGCTGCTGCAACGCCGGGCCCCGACCCGGGCCGAGGCCGCGACCGCCCGGATCGTCTTCAGCCTGGACGAGCGAGCCGAGGCGGACGCAGCCGCTGGAGCAGGCGCAGCCACGAAGGCTGGCTCGGCCGCGAAGGCCGGCGCAGCCGCCGCGCTGACCGACTCCCCCTACCGAGCGGTGATCAGCAGGGTCGTCGCCGCGCTGGGCCGGGCTCCGCTGGTGGCACACGTCGGCGACCCGTTCGCCGCCACCAGCGCCGAGGCCGCGCAGGCCGGCCTCTCGGGTGATGGCCGGACCGCCTATGCCCTCGTCACCTACCGGGTCACCAGCCCCGAGTTGACGGCGCAGGCACGCGACGCGCTGCTGACCGCGGCCGAGCCCGCGCGGGCGGCCGGCATCACGGTCGATGTCGCGGGCACCGCTGTGGCAGGGCACCATCCGCTGCTGGACACCCGGCCCTCCGGGCTGATCGGAGCGGCGGTCGTGCTCCTGCTCCTCACCGGCGTTCTCCTCGCGTTCGCCCGGACCGGCGCGGCGCTGGCCACCGGGCTCCCGCTGGCCGCGGGCCTGCTCGGCCTCGTCGTCAGCCTGGGCGGGATCGGGCTGGCAGTCGGCCTGGCCGGTCTCGGCCCGACGGCCGCCATGCCGGCGTTGGCAGTCGGTCTGGCCACCTCGGTCGGCTGCTCGTCGTACGTCCTGGCCAGGCTGCGACAGGAACTCGCCGCCGGGCATTCGGGCGCCGAGGCGGCGGGACGGACCCTGCGGAGCGCCGGGTCGGACGTGATCCTCGTGGGCCTGTTCGCGATGCTCACCTCGAGCACGCTCGTCCTGCCCCGGGTACCGGTCCTGACAGCCCTGGCGCTGTCGACGGCCGGCGCGGTGGCCCTGTCCGTCTGCATCGCGCTCACCCTCCCGACCGCCCTGCACGGAGCCGGCAGGGCAGTCGGGAGGGCCGGCCACGCCGGGAACGCCCAGGTGGCCCACGACACCCACCGCGATCACGGCGTGAGCGGGGAGCACGGCGGGGGTAGCGCTCGGGCGGTGGTCCGCCGGCCGCTGCCAGCGCTGCTGGGAAGCCTGGTCGTACTCGCCGTCCTCGCGCTCGCGGTGCCCGGGCTGCGGCTGGGCCCGACCGATGACGGTTCCGCCGGGCCGACGAGCACGCAGCGTCGCGCCCACGACCGGATCAGCACGGCCTTCGGGCCTGGGTTCAACGGCCCGCTGCTCATGGTGATCGAGGCGACGGGCGGGGCCGACCCCGTCGCGGCGGCCGGCCGGATCCGCCCGACCATCGCCGCGCTGACAGCGGTCGCCCTGGTCGACGAGCCGCAGGAGCTGCCCGGAACCGACCTCGCGACGATGACCGTGATCCCGTTGACCGGCCCGGACGACCCGGCCACCGCGGACCTGCTGCGCGCCGTTCGCGAACACGCGGCGACCCTCGCCGTCACGACCGGGGCGACGATCACCGTCACCGGCCCGACCGCGATCGACCTCGACGTCTCCCGGCGGCTCACCGCCGCGGTGCCGCTGTGCCTCGCCCTGCTCGGTGGGCTGACAGTCGCCCTGCTGATGCTGGCGCTGCGCGGTGTCGCGGTGGCGCTGCTGGTGGCGGCGGGTTCGCTGGCGACCGCGGCCGCGTCCTACGGTGCCGTGACCGCGGTACTCCGGTGGGGCCCGCTCGCCGATGCACTCGGGCTCAGGCCGGCCGGATCCGTCACCGCGGTCCTGCCGCTCCTCGTGGCCGGGCTGCTGAGCGGCCTCGCGACCGGCCACCTGCTGCTCGGGCTGTACCGCCTCCGGGCCGAGCACCCACGGTCGGGACACCCACAACCAGGGCCCCCACGGTCGGGACGTCCCCACGGCGCCGTCGCCGCCCGGTACCGGGAGGAGAGCCGGGCCGCCCTGGCCGTCGCCGCGGTCGCCGTCGTCGTCTTCGCCGGGCTTGCCCGGTCGACCGATCCGATCATCCGGACGACCGGCCTCGTCCTGGCCTTCGGGCTCCTGGTGAACGCGCTGGTGGTGCGCCTGGTGACCGTTCCGGCCGCGCTTGCCCTGCTCGAGCGCGGCGCCTGGTGGCATCCGCGCCTGCCCGGCCTGCCCGGCCTGCCGGGTTCTCCGGATTCCTCGGATTCTCCGCGAGCGGTTCCGGCGGCGCCGGCGGCGCCAGCCGGGGAGACCGAAGGGCACCACGCCTGCGATGAAGGTTCGGACATTCCGGAGGCGGACATCCCGGAGGCAGCCGGCCACCCGGGCGGCATCGACCACACCGGCCAGGCCGCCCAGGAGCTCGTCCGCTCCTGA
- a CDS encoding heavy metal translocating P-type ATPase, with product MSPLATERREVDLVIGGMTCASCAARVERRLNKIEGVTATVNYATEIAKVSFPAALPAERLVAQVEAAGYAAALPPAPVQPPPPVPAQADVGSTPGSVPPELGAAESGPAEGAADTGAAPDAGGTADAGGAADAGGAPAVGGNGAPPAPSAVQLRDSAAEARVRALRERLIVVAALTVPVVALAMIPALQFDYWQWLSLTLAAPVVVWGAWPFHRAAWTNLRHGTTTMDTLVSMGTLAAFGWSLYALFVGDAGEPGMTHGFSVTVTHGGGGGNIYLEVASGVTAFILTGRYLEARAKRAAGSALRALLTLGARDVAVLRDGRESRVGIDQLRVGDLFVVRPGEKIATDGNVVEGTSAVDASMLTGESVPVEVGPGDAVTGATVNAGGRLVVRATRVGADTQLARIGRLVEQAQNGKAPVQRLADRVAGVFVPVVVALAVATFGYWAGRDSGLTYAFTAAVAVLVIACPCALGLATPTALMVGTGRGAQLGILIRGPEVLESTLRADTIVLDKTGTVTTGEMTLQDVVTVPGEDRDEVLRLAGALERASEHPVARAIARAAAGAAARRDEELPAVDQFANRAGLGVRGMVDGHAVLVGRPRLLNGCSQPLPAELLQVARDAEADGRTAVAVSWDGRARGVLTVADAVRPTSAAAVRELRGLGLRPILLTGDNAAVAATVAAQVGIAPDDVIAEVLPEDKIEVVRRLQESNRVVAMVGDGVNDAAALAQADLGLAMGTGTDVAIEASDLTLVSGDLLAAADAIRLARRTLATIQGNLFWAFAYNVAALPLAAAGLLNPMLAGAAMAASSLFVVGNSLRLRRFSVDREI from the coding sequence ATGAGCCCGCTGGCCACCGAACGACGTGAGGTCGACCTGGTCATCGGCGGGATGACCTGTGCGTCCTGCGCGGCCCGTGTCGAGCGGAGGCTGAACAAGATCGAGGGCGTCACGGCGACGGTCAACTACGCGACGGAGATCGCGAAGGTCAGCTTCCCGGCCGCGTTGCCCGCCGAGCGCCTGGTCGCCCAGGTCGAGGCGGCCGGGTACGCGGCCGCGTTGCCGCCGGCGCCCGTCCAGCCCCCACCCCCGGTGCCAGCGCAGGCTGACGTCGGATCCACGCCCGGATCGGTCCCGCCTGAGCTCGGAGCCGCCGAATCGGGCCCGGCCGAAGGCGCGGCGGACACCGGCGCCGCGCCGGACGCGGGTGGCACGGCGGATGCGGGCGGAGCGGCGGACGCCGGTGGTGCTCCTGCCGTCGGCGGCAACGGTGCCCCGCCGGCTCCGAGCGCCGTCCAGCTGCGGGACAGTGCCGCCGAGGCCCGGGTGCGTGCGCTGCGCGAGCGGCTGATCGTCGTCGCCGCGCTGACCGTGCCGGTGGTGGCGCTCGCCATGATCCCGGCTCTGCAGTTCGACTACTGGCAGTGGCTGTCGCTGACGCTGGCCGCACCCGTGGTGGTGTGGGGCGCCTGGCCCTTCCACCGGGCCGCCTGGACCAACCTGCGCCACGGCACGACGACGATGGACACGCTCGTGTCGATGGGCACGCTGGCCGCGTTCGGATGGTCGTTGTACGCGCTGTTCGTCGGAGACGCGGGCGAGCCCGGAATGACCCACGGATTCAGTGTCACCGTGACCCACGGGGGCGGTGGGGGCAACATCTACCTGGAGGTGGCGTCCGGCGTCACCGCCTTCATCCTCACCGGCCGGTACCTGGAGGCCAGGGCGAAGCGTGCCGCCGGTTCGGCCCTGCGCGCCCTGCTGACGCTCGGGGCCCGTGACGTCGCCGTTCTCCGCGACGGCCGGGAGTCACGGGTGGGTATCGACCAGCTCCGGGTGGGTGATCTGTTCGTTGTCCGTCCCGGAGAGAAGATCGCGACCGACGGGAATGTGGTCGAAGGCACGTCCGCGGTGGACGCCTCGATGCTCACCGGGGAGTCGGTGCCGGTGGAGGTCGGCCCCGGGGACGCCGTGACCGGCGCCACGGTGAACGCCGGCGGTCGGCTCGTCGTGCGGGCCACCAGGGTCGGAGCCGACACCCAGCTCGCGCGGATCGGTCGGCTCGTGGAGCAGGCGCAGAACGGCAAGGCACCGGTCCAGCGCCTCGCCGACCGGGTCGCGGGTGTGTTCGTCCCCGTCGTGGTCGCCCTGGCCGTCGCGACCTTCGGCTACTGGGCCGGCCGGGACAGCGGGCTCACCTACGCCTTCACCGCCGCCGTGGCGGTGCTCGTCATCGCCTGCCCCTGCGCGCTGGGGCTCGCGACGCCGACAGCCCTCATGGTCGGAACGGGACGCGGCGCGCAGCTCGGCATCCTCATCCGCGGGCCGGAGGTGCTGGAGTCGACCCTGCGGGCCGACACGATCGTCCTGGACAAGACGGGCACGGTCACCACCGGCGAGATGACCCTGCAGGACGTCGTGACCGTCCCGGGGGAGGACCGCGACGAGGTGCTCCGGCTCGCCGGTGCGCTGGAACGGGCCTCCGAGCATCCGGTGGCACGTGCGATCGCCAGGGCCGCGGCGGGTGCGGCCGCCCGGCGTGACGAGGAGCTGCCCGCCGTCGACCAGTTCGCCAACCGGGCGGGCCTCGGGGTCCGGGGCATGGTGGACGGGCATGCCGTGCTGGTCGGCCGGCCCAGGCTGCTCAACGGGTGCTCACAGCCGTTGCCGGCCGAGCTGCTCCAGGTCGCCCGGGATGCCGAGGCCGACGGGCGTACCGCTGTCGCGGTGTCCTGGGACGGGCGGGCCCGCGGCGTGCTCACGGTCGCCGACGCGGTTCGACCGACGTCCGCCGCTGCCGTCCGTGAGCTGCGTGGCCTGGGGCTGCGTCCGATCCTGCTGACGGGCGACAACGCCGCGGTGGCGGCGACCGTCGCGGCCCAGGTCGGGATCGCGCCCGATGACGTGATCGCCGAGGTCCTGCCCGAGGACAAGATCGAGGTCGTGCGGCGCCTGCAGGAGAGCAACCGGGTCGTCGCCATGGTGGGGGACGGCGTCAACGACGCCGCCGCGCTCGCGCAGGCGGATCTGGGGCTCGCGATGGGCACCGGCACCGATGTCGCCATCGAGGCGAGCGACCTGACGCTGGTCAGCGGGGACCTGCTGGCCGCCGCCGACGCGATCCGGCTCGCGCGGCGGACGCTCGCCACCATCCAGGGCAACCTGTTCTGGGCCTTCGCCTACAACGTCGCGGCACTTCCGCTGGCGGCGGCGGGCCTGCTGAACCCGATGCTGGCTGGCGCGGCGATGGCGGCGAGCTCGCTGTTCGTCGTCGGCAACAGCCTGCGCCTGCGGCGGTTCTCCGTCGACCGGGAGATCTGA
- a CDS encoding PaaX family transcriptional regulator: MHVPPAELVDLPRVQAGAQPQHLLTTLLGDYWVDRLEHIPSVVLVSLLADFEVSTVGARAALSRLSRRGLLESSRIGRNTYYGLAPDACAAIRVSMNRILTFGLRHDPWDGRWTVASFSIPEGQRDVRHAVRARLRWLGFAPLYDGMWVTPRLVGEAARRVFAELGVTASTVLITTSEARRTDPRPPMAAWDLSELARAYEDFISAYEPLLERVRSGGVHGAEALAARTAVMEAWARFPTLDPDLPIELLPGGWPRREARTVFAEVYDGLAAPAAGRVRELLAVVSPDLADLVRVHRAVG; the protein is encoded by the coding sequence GTGCACGTACCACCGGCCGAGCTCGTCGATCTGCCCCGTGTGCAGGCCGGAGCGCAGCCACAGCATCTGCTGACAACCCTGCTCGGGGACTACTGGGTCGACCGTCTCGAGCACATCCCGTCTGTCGTGCTCGTCAGCCTGCTCGCGGATTTCGAGGTCAGCACGGTCGGGGCGAGAGCCGCGCTGAGTCGGCTGTCCCGGCGTGGTCTCCTCGAATCCTCCAGGATCGGGCGGAACACCTACTACGGTCTGGCTCCGGACGCCTGCGCGGCCATCCGCGTGTCGATGAACCGGATCCTCACGTTCGGCCTTCGCCATGATCCGTGGGATGGGCGTTGGACGGTGGCGTCCTTCTCGATCCCCGAGGGGCAGCGGGACGTCCGGCACGCGGTGCGAGCGAGGCTGCGCTGGCTCGGCTTCGCTCCGCTCTACGACGGAATGTGGGTGACACCGCGTCTTGTCGGCGAGGCGGCGCGCCGGGTGTTCGCGGAGCTGGGCGTCACAGCCTCGACCGTTCTGATCACGACGTCGGAGGCCCGCCGCACGGACCCGCGCCCGCCCATGGCCGCCTGGGACCTCAGCGAGCTGGCCCGCGCCTACGAGGATTTCATCAGCGCCTACGAGCCGCTGCTGGAACGAGTCCGCAGCGGGGGCGTCCACGGTGCCGAGGCGTTGGCCGCGCGTACCGCGGTGATGGAGGCCTGGGCTCGTTTCCCCACCCTCGACCCGGACCTGCCGATCGAGCTCCTTCCCGGTGGCTGGCCGCGGCGCGAGGCTCGGACTGTCTTCGCCGAGGTCTACGACGGCCTGGCGGCCCCGGCCGCTGGCCGCGTCCGTGAGCTGCTCGCCGTCGTCTCGCCGGACCTCGCTGATCTGGTGCGCGTGCACCGGGCCGTCGGCTGA
- a CDS encoding LacI family DNA-binding transcriptional regulator: protein MSTDRYIERVTSREATVKRPATIREVAALAGVSVSTVSNALAGRRSVSGESSARIRAAAHRLGYRPGTAATGAARTQTRQAIGLIVPDARNPFFAQVAHGVETVAQSFGWAVFLASTDLDSAREADYLDRLAGAADGVLVCSTSGQADQVQHLVDSGVAVVVCDERLAVRGAGGVFSDDEEAGRTAARHILDRGARRIAMIRGPEHLETARARRSGFRAELEVAGRSLPPWRSLASDYTIDGGRWAADQILASDPRVDAIFCANDLQAVGAAQAMRHAGRGVPEDVLVIGIDGIAWAELTEPSITSVSRHPHQLGAEAARLLIEMVGEDAHARELMLPVSLVQRDSTRRVGGNDRTA, encoded by the coding sequence ATGTCTACCGACCGCTACATCGAGCGCGTTACGTCCCGGGAGGCGACGGTGAAGCGGCCCGCCACGATCCGGGAGGTCGCGGCGCTGGCCGGCGTCAGCGTCAGCACGGTCAGCAACGCCCTGGCGGGCCGCCGGTCGGTGAGCGGCGAATCCAGCGCACGGATCCGGGCGGCCGCGCATCGGCTCGGCTATCGGCCGGGCACAGCAGCCACCGGCGCGGCCCGGACCCAGACCCGACAGGCGATCGGCCTCATCGTCCCGGACGCCCGGAACCCCTTCTTCGCACAGGTCGCGCACGGGGTCGAGACGGTCGCGCAGTCGTTCGGCTGGGCCGTGTTCCTCGCCAGCACCGATCTCGACTCCGCGCGGGAGGCCGACTACCTCGACCGCCTGGCGGGTGCCGCCGACGGTGTCCTGGTCTGTTCGACGTCCGGCCAGGCCGATCAGGTCCAGCACCTGGTGGACAGCGGTGTCGCGGTGGTGGTGTGCGACGAGCGCCTGGCCGTGCGGGGCGCTGGCGGGGTCTTCTCCGACGACGAGGAGGCCGGCCGGACAGCGGCCAGGCACATCCTCGACCGCGGAGCGCGGCGCATCGCGATGATCCGCGGCCCGGAACACCTCGAGACCGCCCGCGCACGCCGGTCCGGCTTCCGGGCCGAACTGGAGGTCGCGGGGCGTTCCCTGCCCCCCTGGAGGTCCCTCGCGAGTGACTACACGATCGACGGAGGGCGCTGGGCCGCCGACCAGATCCTCGCCTCGGATCCGCGGGTCGACGCGATCTTCTGCGCCAACGACCTCCAGGCCGTCGGCGCCGCGCAGGCGATGCGCCACGCGGGCCGCGGGGTACCCGAGGACGTGCTGGTGATCGGCATCGACGGGATCGCCTGGGCCGAGCTCACCGAGCCGTCCATCACCTCGGTGAGCCGCCACCCGCACCAACTGGGAGCCGAGGCCGCGCGGTTGCTGATCGAGATGGTCGGCGAGGACGCCCACGCCCGCGAGCTCATGCTGCCCGTCTCACTCGTCCAACGGGACAGCACGCGCCGAGTCGGCGGGAACGACCGAACGGCCTAG